Proteins encoded within one genomic window of Rossellomorea vietnamensis:
- a CDS encoding DUF881 domain-containing protein, which yields MKVRGKHVVLSLVCLVLGFILAFSFSLANTEQKELGSRTNGQWKQEETLRDQILEYQQKNNRLQEKLYEKQEKVGNMEKEFSKEKQIYFNLAEDAEKYRMYLGKTKVKGPGVTVTLSDAKYDPEEENANNYIVHEHHVFKVINELYIAGASAVAINGQRLKHDSYILCNGPVIQIDGIEYPAPFKITAIGDPEVLSSAMNITGGVKDQLVNENIIFEMKKENSVILEPTIGES from the coding sequence ATGAAGGTGAGAGGTAAGCACGTGGTCCTCTCTCTTGTATGTCTGGTTTTGGGTTTCATCCTTGCTTTTTCATTCAGTCTGGCAAATACAGAACAAAAAGAGCTCGGGAGCCGGACAAATGGTCAATGGAAACAGGAAGAAACATTAAGAGATCAAATCCTCGAGTACCAGCAGAAGAATAATCGTCTGCAGGAAAAACTTTATGAGAAACAGGAGAAGGTCGGCAATATGGAGAAGGAATTCTCCAAAGAGAAGCAAATTTATTTCAACCTGGCAGAGGATGCCGAGAAGTACCGTATGTACTTAGGCAAAACGAAAGTGAAGGGGCCGGGGGTAACGGTGACCTTGTCCGATGCGAAATATGACCCGGAGGAAGAAAACGCGAATAATTATATTGTCCATGAACATCACGTTTTTAAGGTGATCAATGAATTATATATTGCAGGTGCCTCTGCGGTTGCCATCAACGGACAAAGACTTAAGCATGATTCATACATACTGTGTAACGGTCCGGTCATTCAGATTGATGGCATCGAGTACCCTGCCCCGTTCAAAATAACGGCAATCGGAGATCCGGAAGTGCTGTCTTCCGCCATGAATATCACAGGCGGGGTGAAGGATCAGTTGGTGAATGAAAATATCATATTTGAGATGAAAAAAGAAAATTCGGTCATCCTCGAACCCACGATCGGCGAATCATGA
- a CDS encoding cell division protein FtsQ/DivIB, with the protein MKKENVVSLEDRIPKLKQHRKKKANRRLLFLLSLFFLMILSVVYFQSPLSHVNKVSVHGNELISNKTVLQKSGIDKGMNVWSVSKEKTVEQLKKLPEVKDAKVELSFPNSFDITIQEYDKKAYLSKGNKFFVILENGKVLDKGTGSIPVDAPLLRGFEEDKVLVKMVNELGELPKEVQHLISEINLVPKKTDQYHLTLFMNDGFEVSATIRSFSEKMVHYPSIVSQLDPSVKGVIDLEVGSYFRAYETEGEQTDEEDEGER; encoded by the coding sequence ATGAAAAAAGAAAATGTTGTTTCCCTTGAAGATCGTATTCCTAAACTAAAACAACACCGAAAAAAGAAAGCAAACCGCAGGCTTCTGTTTTTACTTTCTTTATTCTTTCTGATGATATTGTCGGTTGTATACTTTCAATCGCCCTTGAGTCATGTAAACAAAGTGTCCGTTCATGGGAATGAACTTATATCCAATAAGACGGTTCTTCAAAAAAGTGGAATTGACAAAGGTATGAATGTATGGAGTGTAAGCAAAGAGAAAACGGTCGAGCAATTAAAGAAACTTCCTGAAGTAAAGGATGCGAAAGTGGAATTATCCTTTCCGAATTCATTCGACATTACCATTCAAGAATATGATAAAAAAGCGTATCTCTCAAAGGGGAATAAATTTTTTGTCATTTTGGAAAATGGGAAGGTCCTGGATAAAGGGACCGGATCGATTCCTGTGGATGCACCTCTATTGAGGGGATTCGAAGAAGATAAGGTCCTGGTTAAAATGGTGAACGAATTAGGGGAACTTCCAAAAGAAGTGCAGCATCTCATCTCAGAGATCAACCTCGTTCCCAAGAAGACAGACCAATATCACTTGACTCTATTTATGAATGATGGGTTCGAAGTGAGTGCGACCATCCGGAGTTTCTCTGAAAAGATGGTTCATTATCCTTCGATTGTCAGCCAATTAGACCCTTCGGTAAAAGGGGTCATTGACCTGGAGGTCGGTTCTTACTTCAGAGCATACGAAACGGAAGGTGAACAAACGGATGAAGAGGATGAAGGTGAGAGGTAA
- the spoVE gene encoding stage V sporulation protein E — protein MPLKKSTPDFILIVVTLTLLAIGLVMVYSASAVWADYKFNDSFFFAKRQVLFAGVGLFAMFFIMNVEYWTWRNWSKIIIIVCFVLLVLVLIPGIGVLRNGSRSWIGVGAFSIQPSEFMKLAMIAFLSKYLSENQKYITSFRKGVLPALLLVFTAFGMIMLQPDLGTGTVMVGTSVVMIFISGARIKHFVGLGMIGLLGFVGLVISAPYRIKRITSFLDPWQDPLNSGFQIIQSLYAIGPGGLFGLGLGQSRQKFFYLPEPQNDFIFAILAEELGFIGGTLVLILFSLILWRGIRIALGAPDLFGSFLALGIVSMIAIQVMINVGVVTGLMPVTGITLPFLSYGGSSLTLMLMAVGVLLNISRYSRN, from the coding sequence TTGCCTTTAAAAAAATCGACTCCCGATTTTATACTCATTGTGGTTACGCTCACTTTGCTTGCGATTGGACTGGTCATGGTATACAGTGCGAGTGCTGTATGGGCAGATTACAAATTTAATGACTCCTTTTTCTTTGCAAAAAGACAGGTGCTCTTCGCAGGTGTAGGATTATTCGCCATGTTTTTCATCATGAACGTAGAGTACTGGACATGGAGAAACTGGTCAAAGATCATCATTATCGTATGCTTCGTCCTCCTTGTGCTCGTTCTCATTCCCGGCATAGGGGTGCTCCGGAACGGTTCGAGGAGCTGGATCGGGGTGGGGGCCTTCTCCATTCAGCCTTCGGAGTTTATGAAACTCGCCATGATCGCTTTTCTATCAAAGTATTTATCTGAGAACCAAAAGTATATTACTTCTTTTAGAAAAGGAGTACTTCCAGCACTTTTACTTGTGTTTACGGCTTTTGGAATGATCATGCTCCAGCCGGACTTGGGGACGGGTACCGTCATGGTGGGGACTTCTGTGGTGATGATCTTCATATCCGGGGCCCGGATCAAACATTTCGTAGGACTCGGCATGATCGGTTTGCTTGGGTTTGTGGGACTCGTCATTTCTGCTCCTTACCGGATTAAACGGATCACATCCTTTTTAGATCCCTGGCAGGATCCGCTCAATAGCGGTTTCCAGATCATTCAGTCCCTGTATGCCATCGGACCTGGTGGATTATTCGGTTTAGGTCTTGGACAGAGCAGACAGAAGTTCTTTTATTTACCGGAACCTCAAAACGACTTTATATTTGCTATTTTAGCAGAGGAACTTGGATTTATAGGGGGAACTCTGGTATTGATCCTGTTTTCATTGATTTTGTGGAGAGGGATCAGGATCGCATTGGGGGCACCTGACTTATTTGGCAGCTTCCTGGCTCTGGGGATCGTTTCTATGATTGCCATCCAGGTGATGATCAACGTAGGGGTCGTGACGGGTCTGATGCCCGTAACCGGGATTACACTTCCATTCCTGAGCTACGGGGGATCCTCTTTGACCCTTATGCTCATGGCTGTAGGGGTCCTGTTGAATATAAGCCGCTACTCGAGGAACTAA